One segment of Ricinus communis isolate WT05 ecotype wild-type chromosome 8, ASM1957865v1, whole genome shotgun sequence DNA contains the following:
- the LOC8260445 gene encoding protein PHYTOCHROME-DEPENDENT LATE-FLOWERING isoform X1, which yields MGVSFKVSKTGTRFRPKPITLPEPALDEASENTKESSLIGSKNESSKRKLECHRWTLSLRLPSSLLSSYNKGEICFLYIREPSSDLSGDSNVDIGEDLSGASSSSITEHEVSFTLNLYSDGYSIGKPSENEAANQALLQDVSKLLHPYDKTSETLFLAIESGRLPGDILDDIPCKYVNGTLMCEVRDYRKCVPEQGSSIPSMNGLPIVNRVRLRMSLENVVKDIPLLSDNSWTYGDLMEVESRILKALQPQLCLDPTPKLDRLCNDPAPTKLSLGMSSLRRKRLRQMPEVTVTSNSRIHGKKVCIDRVPESSNGRLGDSAIISGNMLPQSGQENLTTQNLGPSNLLALGARSFISDGNVPAMPLVAQQSRYQMGVSTPRSMQDQGSGSLVNISGASPATQDMMIAYGDTMNPGASLHSKKENQDGQMSPLSSLNKRARLTSVAPDGIHQQQIGPNMDSVNASDLNWKNSLLHQQAMARGIHYANAGIQKYPQQMFEGVMNQNAVPASFSAAQPGLRFGPKEEQFETEKLDGSEISQGKNDIQILETETGHLDPQVSRLQQRLPPHHMRSNFPQAAWNNLSQDSRKDDQFQKRKTVQSPRLSAGALPQSPLSSKSGEFSSGSAGAHFGAVAATTALGSSQKEKSAVTSVPAVGGTPSLTSSANDSLQRQHQAQVAAKRRSNSLPKTPVMSGVGSPASVSNMSVPLNANSPSVGTPTMVDQTMLERFSKIEMVTVRHQLNCKKNKADDYPVRKSNTYSPQNLMVCLSNLPNTEDSKDDASAGQLSKSIVGGSMNVCKMRIINFMLADRVVQGNVVSFVPRRRTRMIMSEKPNDGTVAMQYGEAEDGDFLSVEEYLPTLPNTHFADLLAAQFCSLMIREGYLVEDNIQPKPTRMNVSSSSQPNAAGIAPNNSAAEVQQQYNEAVSGQASNEVKPNFSGNAPMNPSQNLLASARMLPPGNPQALPMSQGLLSAVSMPARPQLDPQPQLQQQPQQPPQMQQQQPPQQQQNQHSLIQQQSQFQRPPMVLPSLSHLNTLGQNSNMQLGSHMVNKPSHLQLQLLQQQQQQQQLQPQQQQQQQQQQQQQQQQQQPQMQQRKMMMGLGTAMGMGNMGNNMVGLGGLSNAMGIGGARAMGGPGISGSMAPISGMNNVGQNQINLSQTTNLPNVISQHFRAGQVTPQQAAYLSKLRMAQNRTSMLGAPQSGIAGMSGARQMHPGSAGLSMLGQSLNRANMNPMQRSAMGPMGPPKLMAGMNLYMNQQQQQQQQLQLQQQQQFQQQQQQQQQQQQQQQQQQQQLQQLQQQQQQLQQQQQQQMQQQQQQDPSSSLQAVVSSSQVGSPSTMGIPQLNQQQQPQQQPSPQQMSQRTPMSPQISSGAIHAMSAGNPEACPASPQLSSQTLGSVGSITNSPMELQGVNKSNSVNNA from the exons ATGGGGGTTTCTTTTAAGGTATCAAAAACTGGTACTAGGTTTCGTCCAAAGCCTATTACTTTACCAGAGCCTGCGCTTGATGAGGCCTCAGAGAACACTAAGGAAAGCTCTTTAATTGGCTCAAAGAATGAATCCTCAAAGAGAAAGCTCGAG TGTCATAGGTGGACTCTGTCTCTTAGGTTGCCGTCTTCTTTGCTTTCCTCTTATAACAAGGGAGAAATTTGCTTCCTTTATATTCGAGAGCCCTCAAGTGATTTGTCTGGGGATAGTAAT GTTGACATTGGTGAGGATCTCTCTGGTGCTTCAAGTTCATCCATCACTG AGCACGAAGTTTCCTTCACATTGAACCTCTACTCAGATGGATATTCTATTGGGAAGCCTTCTGAG AATGAGGCTGCAAATCAGGCTCTACTCCAAGATGTTTCAAAGTTGTTGCATCCATATGATAAGACATCTGAAACTCTCTTTTTg GCAATTGAGTCTGGCCGGTTGCCTGGAGATATTCTGGATGATATACCATGCAAGTATGTCAACGGCACACTCATGTGTGAG GTGCGGGATTATCGAAAATGTGTTCCTGAGCAAGGTTCTAGTATTCCATCTATGAATGGACTCCCTATTGTAAATAGAGTACGTCTCAGGATGTCTTTGGAGAATGTAGTGAAGGATATTCCATTACTCTCAGATAATTCTTGGACTTATGGTGATTTGATG GAAGTGGAATCCCGGATATTGAAAGCCTTGCAGCCACAACTTTGTCTAGATCCTACTCCGAAATTGGATAGGCTCTGTAATGACCCAGCTCCTACAAAG CTGAGTTTAGGTATGAGCAGTTTGCGGAGAAAAAGATTAAGGCAGATGCCTGAAGTTACTGTCACATCTAATAGCAGAATCCATGGCAAGAAAGTTTGCATAGATCGAGTGCCAGAAAGCTCAAATGGCAGGTTAGGAGATTCAGCAATCATTTCCGGGAATATGTTGCCACAAAGTGGTCAGGAGAATCTGACTACTcaaaaccttggtccaagcaACCTGTTAGCTCTAGGAGCAAGAAGCTTTATATCAGATGGCAATGTTCCAGCAATGCCTTTGGTAGCACAGCAATCAAGGTATCAAATGGGGGTGAGTACCCCAAGAAGTATGCAGGATCAAGGGTCAGGGTCTCTTGTTAATATTTCAGGAGCTTCCCCTGCCACGCAGGATATGATGATTGCATATGGTGACACTATGAATCCTGGGGCTTCACTTCATAGTAAAAAGGAGAATCAAGATGGGCAAATGTCTCCCTTATCCAGTTTGAATAAGAGAGCTAGGCTTACCTCAGTGGCTCCTGATGGGATTCATCAGCAGCAGATAGGGCCAAACATGGATAGTGTTAATGCATCAGATTTGAACTGGAAAAATTCTTTACTACATCAACAGGCAATGGCAAGAGGAATTCACTATGCTAATGCAGGTATTCAGAAGTATCCCCAGCAGATGTTTGAAGGGGTTATGAATCAAAATGCTGTGCCAGCATCATTTTCTGCTGCACAGCCAGGTTTAAGATTTGGTCCGAAGGAAGAACAGTTTGAAACAGAAAAGCTGGATGGCTCAGAGATCAGTCAGGGTAAAAATGATATCCAGATCTTGGAGACAGAAACAGGCCATCTTGACCCTCAAGTGTCACGGCTACAACAAAGATTACCACCACATCACATGAGATCTAATTTCCCTCAGGCAGCATGGAACAATCTTAGCCAAGATTCAAGGAAGGATGATCAATTCCAGAAGAGGAAAACTGTGCAAAGTCCTCGGTTATCAGCTGGGGCTTTGCCTCAATCACCATTGTCATCTAAATCTGGAGAATTTTCTAGTGGCTCTGCTGGGGCCCACTTTGGAGCTGTTGCAGCAACTACTGCTCTTGGATCATCTCAAAAGGAGAAGTCTGCTGTCACTTCGGTTCCTGCTGTTGGCGGCACCCCATCCTTGACTTCCAGTGCTAATGACTCCTTGCAACGGCAACACCAGGCCCAAGTTGCTGCAAAACGGAGATCCAACTCCCTTCCAAAAACTCCAGTAATGAGTGGGGTTGGCTCCCCTGCAAGTGTTAGTAATATGAGTGTTCCATTAAATGCAAATAGTCCTTCTGTTGGAACCCCGACTATGGTTGATCAAACCATGCTTGAAAGGTTCTCAAAGATTGAGATGGTGACTGTGAG GCATCAACTCAActgcaagaaaaataaagctgATGACTACCCTGTGAGGAAATCCAACACATATTCACCTCAAAATCTTATGGTTTGTCTCTCAAATTTACCCAACACTGAGGATTCAAAAGATGATGCTAGTGCAGGGCAATTATCGAAGTCAATTGTAGGTGGCAGCATGAATGTCTGCAAGATGAGAATTATAAACTTTATGCTGGCAGATCGAGTTGTTCAAG GGAatgttgtttcttttgttcctcGGAGACGGACTAGAATGATCATGTCAGAGAAGCCAAATGATGGTACAGTAGCAATGCAATATGGAGAAGCAGAGGATGGTGATTTTCTATCTGTAGAGGAGTATCTTCCTACATTGCCCAATACT CATTTTGCGGATTTGCTTGCGGCACAATTTTGTTCACTG ATGATTCGTGAAGGATATCTTGTGGAAGATAATATTCAACCAAAGCCTACCCGCATGAATGTTTCCTCAAGTAGCCAACCAAATGCTGCCGGAATCGCACCTAATAATTCAGCAGCTGAGGTGCAGCAGCAATACAATGAGGCAGTCTCAGGTCAGGCATCCAATGAAGTAAAGCCAAATTTTAGTGGTAATGCACCCATGAATCCATCCCAGAATCTATTAGCAAGTGCCAGGATGCTGCCTCCTGGAAACCCTCAAGCCTTACCGATGTCTCAAGGTCTCTTGTCTGCAGTTTCAATGCCAGCTAGACCACAACTAGACCCACAACCACAACTGCAGCAGCAGCCTCAACAACCACCACAAATGCAGCAGCAGCAACCACCACAACAGCAACAAAATCAACATTCCTTAATTCAACAGCAATCACAGTTCCAGAGGCCACCAATGGTGCTTCCATCTCTCTCTCACTTGAATACACTTGGGCAGAATTCAAACATGCAGCTGGGGAGTCACATGGTCAACAAGCCTTCGCATCTCCAGCTTCAGCTGTTACAGcagcaacagcagcagcagcagcttcAACCACAGCAGCaacaacagcagcagcagcaacagcagcagcagcagcaacagcaGCAGCCACAGATGCAACAAAGGAAAATGATGATGGGACTTGGGACAGCAATGGGCATGGGAAATATGGGCAACAATATGGTTGGCCTAGGAGGCCTGAGTAATGCCATGGGCATTGGAGGTGCAAGGGCAATGGGAGGGCCTGGAATCTCGGGATCAATGGCACCTATATCCGGCATGAACAATGTGGGTCAGAACCAAATCAATTTGAGCCAAACTACAAATCTTCCAAACGTTATAAGTCAGCATTTCCGCGCAGGACAAGTAACTCCACAACAGGCTGCTTACCTATCAAAACTTAGGATGGCGCAAAACAGAACAAGTATGCTAGGGGCCCCTCAGTCAGGCATAGCTGGGATGTCAGGAGCCAGACAGATGCACCCAGGTTCTGCAGGTCTTTCAATGCTGGGCCAGTCTCTGAACCGTGCTAACATGAACCCAATGCAACGGAGTGCAATGGGGCCTATGGGTCCACCGAAATTGATGGCAGGGATGAATCTCTATATGAACCAAcagcaacagcagcagcagcaactgCAATTACAACAGCAGCAACAATTCCAGCAGCAACAGCAACAGCAACAGCAAcagcaacagcagcagcagcagcagcaacagcaATTACAGCAGctacagcagcagcaacagcaattacagcagcagcagcaacaacaGATGcagcaacagcagcagcaaGATCCATCCTCATCCCTACAGGCTGTTGTTTCGTCTTCACAAGTAGGCTCACCATCAACCATGGGAATTCCGCAACTGAACCAACAGCAACAACCCCAACAACAGCCTAGTCCACAACAAATGAGCCAACGGACGCCAATGAGCCCACAAATTAGTTCAGGAGCAATCCATGCAATGAGTGCTGGTAATCCAGAGGCTTGTCCTGCCAGTCCACAGTTGAGCTCACAGACTCTTGGCTCAGTAGGAAGCATCACAAACTCTCCGATGGAGCTCCAAGGTGTAAACAAAAGCAACTCTGTTAATAATGCATAG
- the LOC8260445 gene encoding protein PHYTOCHROME-DEPENDENT LATE-FLOWERING isoform X2 — protein MGVSFKVSKTGTRFRPKPITLPEPALDEASENTKESSLIGSKNESSKRKLECHRWTLSLRLPSSLLSSYNKGEICFLYIREPSSDLSGDSNVDIGEDLSGASSSSITEHEVSFTLNLYSDGYSIGKPSENEAANQALLQDVSKLLHPYDKTSETLFLAIESGRLPGDILDDIPCKYVNGTLMCEVRDYRKCVPEQGSSIPSMNGLPIVNRVRLRMSLENVVKDIPLLSDNSWTYGDLMEVESRILKALQPQLCLDPTPKLDRLCNDPAPTKLSLGMSSLRRKRLRQMPEVTVTSNSRIHGKKVCIDRVPESSNGRLGDSAIISGNMLPQSGQENLTTQNLGPSNLLALGARSFISDGNVPAMPLVAQQSRYQMGVSTPRSMQDQGSGSLVNISGASPATQDMMIAYGDTMNPGASLHSKKENQDGQMSPLSSLNKRARLTSVAPDGIHQQQIGPNMDSVNASDLNWKNSLLHQQAMARGIHYANAGIQKYPQQMFEGVMNQNAVPASFSAAQPGLRFGPKEEQFETEKLDGSEISQGKNDIQILETETGHLDPQVSRLQQRLPPHHMRSNFPQAAWNNLSQDSRKDDQFQKRKTVQSPRLSAGALPQSPLSSKSGEFSSGSAGAHFGAVAATTALGSSQKEKSAVTSVPAVGGTPSLTSSANDSLQRQHQAQVAAKRRSNSLPKTPVMSGVGSPASVSNMSVPLNANSPSVGTPTMVDQTMLERFSKIEMVTVRHQLNCKKNKADDYPVRKSNTYSPQNLMVCLSNLPNTEDSKDDASAGQLSKSIVGGSMNVCKMRIINFMLADRVVQGNVVSFVPRRRTRMIMSEKPNDGTVAMQYGEAEDGDFLSVEEYLPTLPNTHFADLLAAQFCSLMIREGYLVEDNIQPKPTRMNVSSSSQPNAAGIAPNNSAAEVQQQYNEAVSGQASNEVKPNFSVSMPARPQLDPQPQLQQQPQQPPQMQQQQPPQQQQNQHSLIQQQSQFQRPPMVLPSLSHLNTLGQNSNMQLGSHMVNKPSHLQLQLLQQQQQQQQLQPQQQQQQQQQQQQQQQQQQPQMQQRKMMMGLGTAMGMGNMGNNMVGLGGLSNAMGIGGARAMGGPGISGSMAPISGMNNVGQNQINLSQTTNLPNVISQHFRAGQVTPQQAAYLSKLRMAQNRTSMLGAPQSGIAGMSGARQMHPGSAGLSMLGQSLNRANMNPMQRSAMGPMGPPKLMAGMNLYMNQQQQQQQQLQLQQQQQFQQQQQQQQQQQQQQQQQQQQLQQLQQQQQQLQQQQQQQMQQQQQQDPSSSLQAVVSSSQVGSPSTMGIPQLNQQQQPQQQPSPQQMSQRTPMSPQISSGAIHAMSAGNPEACPASPQLSSQTLGSVGSITNSPMELQGVNKSNSVNNA, from the exons ATGGGGGTTTCTTTTAAGGTATCAAAAACTGGTACTAGGTTTCGTCCAAAGCCTATTACTTTACCAGAGCCTGCGCTTGATGAGGCCTCAGAGAACACTAAGGAAAGCTCTTTAATTGGCTCAAAGAATGAATCCTCAAAGAGAAAGCTCGAG TGTCATAGGTGGACTCTGTCTCTTAGGTTGCCGTCTTCTTTGCTTTCCTCTTATAACAAGGGAGAAATTTGCTTCCTTTATATTCGAGAGCCCTCAAGTGATTTGTCTGGGGATAGTAAT GTTGACATTGGTGAGGATCTCTCTGGTGCTTCAAGTTCATCCATCACTG AGCACGAAGTTTCCTTCACATTGAACCTCTACTCAGATGGATATTCTATTGGGAAGCCTTCTGAG AATGAGGCTGCAAATCAGGCTCTACTCCAAGATGTTTCAAAGTTGTTGCATCCATATGATAAGACATCTGAAACTCTCTTTTTg GCAATTGAGTCTGGCCGGTTGCCTGGAGATATTCTGGATGATATACCATGCAAGTATGTCAACGGCACACTCATGTGTGAG GTGCGGGATTATCGAAAATGTGTTCCTGAGCAAGGTTCTAGTATTCCATCTATGAATGGACTCCCTATTGTAAATAGAGTACGTCTCAGGATGTCTTTGGAGAATGTAGTGAAGGATATTCCATTACTCTCAGATAATTCTTGGACTTATGGTGATTTGATG GAAGTGGAATCCCGGATATTGAAAGCCTTGCAGCCACAACTTTGTCTAGATCCTACTCCGAAATTGGATAGGCTCTGTAATGACCCAGCTCCTACAAAG CTGAGTTTAGGTATGAGCAGTTTGCGGAGAAAAAGATTAAGGCAGATGCCTGAAGTTACTGTCACATCTAATAGCAGAATCCATGGCAAGAAAGTTTGCATAGATCGAGTGCCAGAAAGCTCAAATGGCAGGTTAGGAGATTCAGCAATCATTTCCGGGAATATGTTGCCACAAAGTGGTCAGGAGAATCTGACTACTcaaaaccttggtccaagcaACCTGTTAGCTCTAGGAGCAAGAAGCTTTATATCAGATGGCAATGTTCCAGCAATGCCTTTGGTAGCACAGCAATCAAGGTATCAAATGGGGGTGAGTACCCCAAGAAGTATGCAGGATCAAGGGTCAGGGTCTCTTGTTAATATTTCAGGAGCTTCCCCTGCCACGCAGGATATGATGATTGCATATGGTGACACTATGAATCCTGGGGCTTCACTTCATAGTAAAAAGGAGAATCAAGATGGGCAAATGTCTCCCTTATCCAGTTTGAATAAGAGAGCTAGGCTTACCTCAGTGGCTCCTGATGGGATTCATCAGCAGCAGATAGGGCCAAACATGGATAGTGTTAATGCATCAGATTTGAACTGGAAAAATTCTTTACTACATCAACAGGCAATGGCAAGAGGAATTCACTATGCTAATGCAGGTATTCAGAAGTATCCCCAGCAGATGTTTGAAGGGGTTATGAATCAAAATGCTGTGCCAGCATCATTTTCTGCTGCACAGCCAGGTTTAAGATTTGGTCCGAAGGAAGAACAGTTTGAAACAGAAAAGCTGGATGGCTCAGAGATCAGTCAGGGTAAAAATGATATCCAGATCTTGGAGACAGAAACAGGCCATCTTGACCCTCAAGTGTCACGGCTACAACAAAGATTACCACCACATCACATGAGATCTAATTTCCCTCAGGCAGCATGGAACAATCTTAGCCAAGATTCAAGGAAGGATGATCAATTCCAGAAGAGGAAAACTGTGCAAAGTCCTCGGTTATCAGCTGGGGCTTTGCCTCAATCACCATTGTCATCTAAATCTGGAGAATTTTCTAGTGGCTCTGCTGGGGCCCACTTTGGAGCTGTTGCAGCAACTACTGCTCTTGGATCATCTCAAAAGGAGAAGTCTGCTGTCACTTCGGTTCCTGCTGTTGGCGGCACCCCATCCTTGACTTCCAGTGCTAATGACTCCTTGCAACGGCAACACCAGGCCCAAGTTGCTGCAAAACGGAGATCCAACTCCCTTCCAAAAACTCCAGTAATGAGTGGGGTTGGCTCCCCTGCAAGTGTTAGTAATATGAGTGTTCCATTAAATGCAAATAGTCCTTCTGTTGGAACCCCGACTATGGTTGATCAAACCATGCTTGAAAGGTTCTCAAAGATTGAGATGGTGACTGTGAG GCATCAACTCAActgcaagaaaaataaagctgATGACTACCCTGTGAGGAAATCCAACACATATTCACCTCAAAATCTTATGGTTTGTCTCTCAAATTTACCCAACACTGAGGATTCAAAAGATGATGCTAGTGCAGGGCAATTATCGAAGTCAATTGTAGGTGGCAGCATGAATGTCTGCAAGATGAGAATTATAAACTTTATGCTGGCAGATCGAGTTGTTCAAG GGAatgttgtttcttttgttcctcGGAGACGGACTAGAATGATCATGTCAGAGAAGCCAAATGATGGTACAGTAGCAATGCAATATGGAGAAGCAGAGGATGGTGATTTTCTATCTGTAGAGGAGTATCTTCCTACATTGCCCAATACT CATTTTGCGGATTTGCTTGCGGCACAATTTTGTTCACTG ATGATTCGTGAAGGATATCTTGTGGAAGATAATATTCAACCAAAGCCTACCCGCATGAATGTTTCCTCAAGTAGCCAACCAAATGCTGCCGGAATCGCACCTAATAATTCAGCAGCTGAGGTGCAGCAGCAATACAATGAGGCAGTCTCAGGTCAGGCATCCAATGAAGTAAAGCCAAATTTTAGTG TTTCAATGCCAGCTAGACCACAACTAGACCCACAACCACAACTGCAGCAGCAGCCTCAACAACCACCACAAATGCAGCAGCAGCAACCACCACAACAGCAACAAAATCAACATTCCTTAATTCAACAGCAATCACAGTTCCAGAGGCCACCAATGGTGCTTCCATCTCTCTCTCACTTGAATACACTTGGGCAGAATTCAAACATGCAGCTGGGGAGTCACATGGTCAACAAGCCTTCGCATCTCCAGCTTCAGCTGTTACAGcagcaacagcagcagcagcagcttcAACCACAGCAGCaacaacagcagcagcagcaacagcagcagcagcagcaacagcaGCAGCCACAGATGCAACAAAGGAAAATGATGATGGGACTTGGGACAGCAATGGGCATGGGAAATATGGGCAACAATATGGTTGGCCTAGGAGGCCTGAGTAATGCCATGGGCATTGGAGGTGCAAGGGCAATGGGAGGGCCTGGAATCTCGGGATCAATGGCACCTATATCCGGCATGAACAATGTGGGTCAGAACCAAATCAATTTGAGCCAAACTACAAATCTTCCAAACGTTATAAGTCAGCATTTCCGCGCAGGACAAGTAACTCCACAACAGGCTGCTTACCTATCAAAACTTAGGATGGCGCAAAACAGAACAAGTATGCTAGGGGCCCCTCAGTCAGGCATAGCTGGGATGTCAGGAGCCAGACAGATGCACCCAGGTTCTGCAGGTCTTTCAATGCTGGGCCAGTCTCTGAACCGTGCTAACATGAACCCAATGCAACGGAGTGCAATGGGGCCTATGGGTCCACCGAAATTGATGGCAGGGATGAATCTCTATATGAACCAAcagcaacagcagcagcagcaactgCAATTACAACAGCAGCAACAATTCCAGCAGCAACAGCAACAGCAACAGCAAcagcaacagcagcagcagcagcagcaacagcaATTACAGCAGctacagcagcagcaacagcaattacagcagcagcagcaacaacaGATGcagcaacagcagcagcaaGATCCATCCTCATCCCTACAGGCTGTTGTTTCGTCTTCACAAGTAGGCTCACCATCAACCATGGGAATTCCGCAACTGAACCAACAGCAACAACCCCAACAACAGCCTAGTCCACAACAAATGAGCCAACGGACGCCAATGAGCCCACAAATTAGTTCAGGAGCAATCCATGCAATGAGTGCTGGTAATCCAGAGGCTTGTCCTGCCAGTCCACAGTTGAGCTCACAGACTCTTGGCTCAGTAGGAAGCATCACAAACTCTCCGATGGAGCTCCAAGGTGTAAACAAAAGCAACTCTGTTAATAATGCATAG